From Heliomicrobium modesticaldum Ice1, a single genomic window includes:
- a CDS encoding GDSL-type esterase/lipase family protein, which yields MYKNREIFAVGDSLTWGYPYGPDDSWTAMVERELAYPVINLGLNGATTDDMRRELINILPDVEPRSVVIITGGANDAYNLVSPAKSLRHYQDMVERILIARCLPVIGLTGPINDEPFQTRLLEFRALMRDHLGEMLAPVTRQWGAQLSGHGPVIDFFSALVAADGRSLLPDLASGDCHPNRAGYAKMGETAVAALRQIVK from the coding sequence ATGTATAAGAATCGGGAAATTTTTGCTGTCGGCGATTCCCTGACCTGGGGATACCCTTACGGACCGGATGATTCCTGGACAGCTATGGTGGAACGGGAGTTGGCCTACCCTGTCATCAACCTGGGCTTAAACGGCGCGACGACCGATGACATGCGCCGTGAACTGATCAACATCCTCCCCGATGTAGAGCCCCGGTCTGTCGTCATCATCACCGGCGGCGCCAATGACGCCTACAACCTTGTTTCGCCGGCCAAAAGCCTGCGCCACTACCAGGACATGGTTGAGCGGATCCTCATCGCCCGCTGCCTCCCTGTCATCGGGCTGACGGGGCCCATCAACGATGAGCCCTTCCAGACGCGTCTCCTGGAGTTTCGCGCCTTGATGCGCGATCATCTGGGAGAGATGCTCGCGCCGGTGACGCGGCAGTGGGGAGCGCAGTTGTCGGGGCATGGGCCGGTGATCGATTTCTTTTCCGCTCTTGTCGCTGCTGATGGTCGTTCTCTTCTTCCTGACCTTGCCTCGGGTGACTGTCACCCGAACCGGGCAGGTTACGCAAAGATGGGGGAGACCGCCGTCGCCGCGCTGCGGCAGATCGTCAAATAA
- a CDS encoding nitroreductase family protein — translation MELREVIYGRRSVRKYTAQKVERQQVEALLEAAVQAPSAMNSQPWAFVVIQDEGQLKAYSDQAKAMMLALCDGRPLFEKYRSLFTDPDYNIFYDAATLIVVYAKPAGPNPTIDCALAAQNIMLAARDMGLGSCWIGFALGLFNDPAVKADLGVPEGCQAVAPLIVGYPQGEFRLMRKKAPEVIAWLEG, via the coding sequence ATGGAATTGCGCGAGGTCATCTATGGGCGCCGATCGGTGCGCAAATATACGGCGCAGAAGGTGGAGCGCCAACAGGTCGAGGCGTTGCTGGAGGCGGCGGTGCAGGCGCCGAGCGCTATGAACAGCCAGCCGTGGGCCTTTGTCGTCATCCAGGACGAAGGGCAGCTCAAAGCCTATTCCGATCAGGCTAAAGCGATGATGCTGGCCCTCTGTGACGGTCGGCCGCTCTTTGAGAAGTACCGGTCGCTCTTTACCGATCCTGATTACAACATTTTTTACGACGCCGCCACGTTGATCGTCGTCTATGCGAAGCCGGCCGGTCCCAACCCGACCATCGACTGCGCCCTGGCGGCCCAGAACATCATGCTGGCGGCAAGGGACATGGGGCTGGGGAGTTGCTGGATCGGCTTTGCCTTGGGGCTGTTCAACGACCCGGCGGTGAAAGCCGATTTGGGCGTTCCCGAGGGCTGCCAGGCGGTGGCGCCGCTGATCGTCGGCTATCCCCAGGGCGAGTTTCGGCTCATGCGCAAGAAAGCACCAGAGGTGATAGCCTGGCTGGAAGGCTGA